A stretch of Streptomyces vietnamensis DNA encodes these proteins:
- a CDS encoding organic hydroperoxide resistance protein — protein MDAIYTAVATANGREGRAVSSDGHIDLPLAHPQALGGNGQGTNPEQLFAAGYAACFASAMGVVARQEKIDISEASVTAEVSIGKDPADGGFGLAVVMRAEFPDHLQGEAGLALLKKTHAFCPYSKATRGNIEVELVVE, from the coding sequence ATGGACGCGATCTACACCGCCGTCGCCACCGCCAACGGCCGCGAGGGCCGCGCCGTCAGCTCCGACGGCCACATCGACCTCCCCCTCGCCCACCCGCAGGCCCTCGGCGGCAACGGTCAGGGCACCAACCCCGAGCAGCTCTTCGCCGCCGGGTACGCGGCCTGCTTCGCCAGCGCCATGGGCGTGGTCGCCCGCCAGGAGAAGATCGACATCTCCGAGGCCTCCGTCACCGCCGAGGTCTCGATCGGCAAGGACCCGGCGGACGGCGGCTTCGGCCTCGCGGTCGTGATGCGCGCCGAGTTCCCCGACCACCTCCAGGGCGAGGCGGGCCTCGCGCTCCTGAAGAAGACGCACGCGTTCTGCCCGTACTCCAAGGCCACCCGCGGAAACATCGAGGTCGAGCTCGTCGTCGAGTAG
- a CDS encoding phosphocholine-specific phospholipase C — protein MADLNRRRFLQLTGGAAAFTMLSESIARAAAIPAQGSTGTIQDIEHIVVLMQENRSFDHYFGAMKGVRGFGDPRPVTLPSGKSVWNQEDNSGNTTLPFRPTSDKLGMEYLQGLNHDWQGGQSAWNKGKYNNWIPAKTKATMAHLTREDIPFHYALADAFTICDAYHCSFIGATDPNRYYMWTGYVGNDGTGGGPVLNNAEAGYGWTTYPERLEAAGVSWKVYQDIGDGLNAAGSWGWINDAFRGNYGDNSLLYFNTYRNAQPGSPLYDKARTGTNAKAGEGYFDRLRADVQAGTLPQISWIAAPEAFSEHANWPANYGAWYIAQVLDALTSNPDVWARTALFITYDENDGFFDHVVPPFVPGDASWGKSTVATSLDWFNGKVGYAAGPYGLGPRVPMIVVSPWSKGGYTCSETFDHTSVIRFMESRFGVREPNISPWRRAICGDLTSAFDFTRTDTQPAALPPTAGYYPPDKNRHPDFPATAPAVGTMPRQEPGGKPTRPLKYAPYVDGAADTTAGTYTLTFSGGPAAGAQFYVTSANRTDVPWTYTAEANKSIADTWNTKYSKGTTDLTVHGPNGFLRRFRSPGKTAVPEVTARHNATAGTLDLTFVNAGAATTVSIANAYGTTVSLAVPKGTTTHSLDVSAAHHWYDVTITSPVHADFLRRLAGHVETGAASQSDPGILTA, from the coding sequence ATGGCCGACCTCAATCGCCGCCGGTTTCTCCAGCTGACCGGCGGCGCCGCCGCGTTCACGATGCTCTCGGAGAGCATCGCCCGCGCCGCCGCGATACCGGCGCAGGGATCAACCGGCACGATCCAGGACATCGAGCACATCGTCGTCCTGATGCAGGAGAATCGTTCCTTCGACCACTATTTCGGGGCGATGAAGGGCGTACGGGGCTTCGGCGACCCGCGTCCGGTCACCCTCCCCAGCGGGAAGTCGGTCTGGAACCAGGAGGACAACTCCGGGAACACCACGCTGCCCTTCCGGCCGACCAGCGACAAGCTGGGCATGGAGTACCTCCAGGGCCTGAACCACGACTGGCAGGGCGGCCAGAGCGCGTGGAACAAGGGCAAGTACAACAACTGGATCCCGGCCAAGACCAAGGCCACGATGGCGCACCTCACCCGTGAGGACATCCCGTTCCACTACGCGCTCGCCGACGCCTTCACCATCTGCGACGCGTACCACTGCTCGTTCATCGGCGCGACCGACCCCAACCGCTACTACATGTGGACCGGTTACGTCGGCAACGACGGCACGGGCGGCGGCCCCGTCCTGAACAACGCCGAGGCGGGCTACGGCTGGACCACCTACCCCGAGCGCCTGGAGGCGGCCGGCGTCTCCTGGAAGGTCTACCAGGACATCGGCGACGGCCTGAACGCGGCCGGCTCGTGGGGCTGGATCAACGACGCCTTCCGCGGCAACTACGGCGACAACTCCCTCCTCTACTTCAACACCTACCGGAACGCGCAGCCGGGCAGCCCGCTGTACGACAAGGCCCGCACGGGCACGAACGCCAAGGCGGGCGAGGGCTACTTCGACAGGCTCCGCGCCGACGTACAGGCGGGCACCCTCCCCCAGATCTCCTGGATCGCCGCCCCCGAGGCCTTCTCGGAGCACGCCAACTGGCCCGCCAACTACGGCGCCTGGTACATCGCGCAGGTCCTGGACGCGCTGACCTCGAACCCGGACGTGTGGGCCCGTACCGCCCTGTTCATCACGTACGACGAGAACGACGGCTTCTTCGACCACGTGGTCCCGCCGTTCGTCCCGGGCGACGCCTCCTGGGGCAAGTCCACGGTCGCCACCTCCCTGGACTGGTTCAACGGCAAGGTCGGCTACGCTGCCGGCCCCTACGGCCTCGGCCCGCGCGTCCCGATGATCGTCGTCTCCCCCTGGTCCAAGGGCGGCTACACCTGCTCCGAGACCTTCGACCACACCTCGGTCATCCGCTTCATGGAGAGCCGCTTCGGGGTGCGCGAGCCCAACATCTCGCCCTGGCGCCGGGCGATCTGCGGCGACCTGACCTCGGCCTTCGACTTCACGCGCACGGACACGCAGCCGGCCGCGCTGCCGCCGACGGCCGGCTACTACCCGCCGGACAAGAACCGCCACCCGGACTTCCCGGCCACCGCCCCGGCCGTCGGCACGATGCCCCGCCAGGAGCCGGGCGGCAAGCCCACCCGCCCGCTGAAGTACGCCCCGTACGTGGACGGCGCCGCCGACACCACGGCCGGCACCTACACCCTCACCTTCAGCGGCGGCCCGGCGGCGGGCGCCCAGTTCTACGTGACGTCGGCGAACCGCACGGACGTCCCGTGGACGTACACGGCCGAGGCGAACAAGTCGATCGCCGACACCTGGAACACCAAGTACTCCAAGGGCACCACGGACCTCACGGTCCACGGCCCCAACGGCTTCCTCCGCCGCTTCCGCTCCCCCGGCAAGACGGCGGTCCCGGAGGTCACCGCCCGGCACAACGCCACCGCGGGCACCCTGGACCTCACCTTCGTCAACGCGGGCGCGGCGACGACGGTGAGCATCGCGAACGCCTACGGCACCACGGTGTCCCTCGCCGTCCCGAAGGGCACCACGACCCACAGCCTCGACGTCTCCGCCGCCCACCACTGGTACGACGTCACGATCACCTCCCCGGTCCACGCGGACTTCCTCCGCCGCCTGGCCGGGCACGTCGAGACCGGTGCCGCGAGCCAGTCCGACCCGGGCATCCTGACCGCCTGA
- a CDS encoding SigE family RNA polymerase sigma factor has product MSNADDEFHAFMTVRWPGLIRTAYLLTGSHHDAEDLAQNALARAYAKWDKVRHSDDMAAYVRKIMIHVHADGFRRRTVREWFTSRLPETAVADRTAQVEHRGALMDALARLPLRQRSAVVLRYFEDMAPAQIAAALGTRESTVRSQIARGLAVLRDDGVLAALAGRPQEARTHPSAPVALKGMPR; this is encoded by the coding sequence TTGAGCAACGCCGACGACGAATTCCACGCCTTCATGACCGTCCGGTGGCCCGGCCTGATACGCACCGCGTATCTGCTGACCGGCAGCCATCACGATGCCGAGGACCTGGCCCAGAACGCCCTGGCCCGCGCCTACGCCAAGTGGGACAAGGTGCGGCACAGTGACGACATGGCCGCGTACGTCCGCAAGATCATGATCCACGTTCACGCGGACGGGTTCCGCCGGCGGACCGTCCGCGAGTGGTTCACCTCCCGGCTTCCGGAGACCGCGGTGGCCGACCGGACCGCACAGGTGGAACACCGCGGCGCGCTCATGGACGCGCTCGCCAGGCTGCCCCTGCGGCAGCGGTCCGCCGTGGTGCTCCGCTACTTCGAGGACATGGCCCCCGCCCAGATCGCCGCCGCCCTGGGCACCCGGGAGAGCACCGTACGCAGCCAGATCGCCCGCGGCCTGGCCGTGCTCCGCGACGACGGCGTCCTGGCCGCCCTGGCCGGACGCCCCCAGGAAGCCCGTACCCACCCGAGCGCCCCGGTCGCGCTGAAAGGAATGCCCCGATGA
- a CDS encoding FGGY family carbohydrate kinase, whose amino-acid sequence MGIVAGLDSSAEFTRIVVCDTDTGAVLRQGYAAHPGEPKAVDVDPQTWLLSLGEAAAGGLLEGVEAIGVSAQQHGLVPLDAQGGLVRPALVRNDKRAQVAAADLVESLGGRQAWAEAVGSVPGAGQAVAKLRWLARTEPENAQRVAMVLQPHDWLVWQLLGRPARRTTDRGAASGTGYWSVGTGMYRPDLVELALGHQAVLPEVLGPSDAAGITPEGLLVSAGTGETMAAAFGLGLGPGDAVVSLGASGSVMAVHHEALADPSGMITSFADATGMYLPVVSTSNAVRALRGTAEMLGVESLEELSALALKSTPGASGLVLLPYLEGERTPNLPHTAGTLSGLRRESMKPEHLARAAFEGMLCALTDAMDVLRGRGVEVRRVFLLGAAAALPAVQAFAPALFGAQVVVPQPADYAALGAARQAAWALGVARGTLSPAAPPAWQGAVAQILEPGEELSVGQAVRQQYVATREQIHPGAFTA is encoded by the coding sequence ATGGGGATAGTCGCCGGACTGGACAGCTCTGCGGAGTTCACACGCATCGTCGTCTGTGACACGGACACGGGTGCCGTACTGCGGCAGGGGTACGCCGCGCATCCCGGCGAACCCAAGGCCGTCGACGTCGATCCGCAGACCTGGCTGCTCTCGCTCGGGGAGGCCGCCGCCGGCGGGCTCCTGGAGGGCGTGGAGGCCATCGGCGTCTCCGCGCAGCAGCACGGGCTCGTGCCGCTCGACGCGCAGGGCGGCCTGGTGCGGCCCGCGCTCGTGCGCAACGACAAGCGGGCGCAGGTGGCCGCCGCCGACCTCGTGGAGTCCCTGGGCGGACGGCAGGCCTGGGCCGAGGCCGTCGGCAGCGTGCCCGGTGCCGGACAGGCGGTCGCCAAGCTGCGCTGGCTGGCCCGTACGGAGCCGGAGAACGCCCAGCGGGTCGCCATGGTCCTCCAGCCCCACGACTGGCTCGTCTGGCAGCTCCTCGGCCGGCCCGCCCGTCGCACCACCGACCGCGGCGCCGCCTCCGGCACCGGCTACTGGTCGGTCGGCACCGGGATGTACCGCCCCGACCTCGTCGAACTGGCCCTCGGCCACCAGGCCGTGCTGCCCGAGGTCCTCGGGCCCTCCGACGCCGCCGGCATCACCCCCGAGGGCCTCCTCGTCTCCGCCGGTACGGGCGAGACGATGGCCGCCGCCTTCGGCCTCGGCCTCGGCCCCGGCGACGCGGTGGTCTCGCTCGGCGCCTCCGGCTCCGTGATGGCCGTGCACCACGAGGCCCTCGCCGACCCCAGCGGCATGATCACCTCCTTCGCCGACGCCACCGGCATGTACCTGCCCGTCGTCTCCACCTCCAATGCCGTACGGGCGCTGCGCGGCACCGCCGAGATGCTGGGCGTGGAGTCGCTCGAGGAGCTGTCGGCGCTGGCCCTGAAGTCGACGCCCGGCGCCTCCGGGCTCGTCCTGCTGCCCTATCTGGAGGGCGAGCGGACCCCGAACCTGCCGCACACCGCCGGCACGCTCAGCGGGCTGCGGCGCGAGTCGATGAAGCCCGAACACCTGGCGCGGGCGGCGTTCGAGGGGATGCTCTGCGCGCTCACCGACGCCATGGACGTCCTGCGCGGGCGGGGCGTCGAGGTGCGGCGGGTCTTCCTGCTCGGCGCGGCCGCCGCCCTGCCGGCCGTACAGGCCTTCGCCCCGGCGCTCTTCGGCGCCCAGGTCGTCGTCCCCCAGCCCGCCGACTACGCGGCGCTCGGCGCGGCCCGGCAGGCCGCCTGGGCCCTCGGGGTCGCCCGGGGCACGCTCTCCCCGGCCGCTCCCCCGGCCTGGCAGGGCGCGGTCGCGCAGATCCTGGAGCCCGGCGAGGAACTGTCGGTCGGACAGGCCGTACGGCAGCAGTACGTGGCGACGCGGGAGCAGATCCACCCGGGCGCGTTCACGGCCTGA
- a CDS encoding ABC transporter ATP-binding protein has protein sequence MLIRLLRTHLRPYRKPIALLVLLQFLQTCASLYLPTLNADIIDNGVVNGDTGYILRFGALMVGVSVVQVLCNIGAVYYGARTASALGRDVRGAVFDRVQSFSARELGHFGAPSLITRTTNDVQQVQMLVLMAFTLMVSAPIMCVGGIVMALGQDVPLSGVLLAVVPVLGVAVSLIVRKMRPLFRTMQERLDTVNRVLREQITGNRVIRAFVKDGYEEERFRGANGELTDVSMATGRLMALMFPTVMTVVNVSSVAVVWFGAQRIDSGGMEIGALTAFLAYLMQIVMAVMMATFMFMMVPRAEVCAERIEEVLGTETSVVPPAEPVKTLDRRGHLEVRSADFRYPGAEESVLKDVALVARPGETTAIIGSTGSGKSTLLGLVPRLFDATGGEVLVDGVDVRKLDPQLMAKTVGLVPQKPYLFSGTVATNLRYGKPDATDEELWHALEVAQAKDFVSKLEGGLNAPIAQGGTNVSGGQRQRLAIARTLVQRPEIYLFDDSFSALDYETDALLRAALAEETADSTVVIVAQRVSTIRDADRIVVLDEGRVVGTGRHRELMADNETYREIVLSQLTEAEAA, from the coding sequence GTGCTCATAAGACTTCTCCGAACCCACCTGCGGCCGTATCGAAAACCCATCGCGCTGCTCGTCCTGCTGCAGTTCCTGCAGACCTGCGCGAGCCTCTATCTGCCGACCCTGAACGCCGACATCATCGACAACGGTGTCGTGAACGGGGACACCGGCTACATCCTGCGCTTCGGCGCCCTGATGGTCGGCGTCTCCGTCGTCCAGGTCCTCTGCAACATCGGGGCCGTGTACTACGGCGCGCGCACCGCCTCGGCGCTCGGCCGCGACGTGCGCGGCGCGGTCTTCGACCGGGTCCAGTCCTTCTCCGCCCGGGAGCTCGGCCACTTCGGCGCACCCTCGCTGATCACCCGTACGACCAATGACGTGCAGCAGGTCCAGATGCTGGTCCTGATGGCGTTCACCCTGATGGTCTCCGCGCCCATCATGTGCGTCGGCGGCATCGTGATGGCGCTCGGCCAAGACGTCCCCCTGTCGGGCGTGCTGCTCGCGGTGGTGCCGGTGCTCGGCGTCGCCGTCTCGCTGATCGTGCGGAAGATGCGGCCGCTGTTCCGGACGATGCAGGAGCGGCTCGACACGGTGAACCGGGTGCTGCGCGAGCAGATCACCGGCAACCGGGTCATCCGCGCCTTCGTGAAGGACGGGTACGAGGAGGAGCGCTTCCGCGGCGCCAACGGCGAGCTGACCGACGTGTCGATGGCGACCGGGCGGCTGATGGCGCTGATGTTCCCGACGGTCATGACCGTCGTGAACGTCTCCAGCGTGGCCGTGGTCTGGTTCGGCGCGCAGCGCATCGACAGCGGCGGGATGGAGATCGGCGCGCTGACCGCCTTCCTCGCCTATCTGATGCAGATCGTGATGGCCGTCATGATGGCCACCTTCATGTTCATGATGGTGCCGCGCGCCGAGGTCTGCGCAGAGCGCATCGAGGAGGTCCTCGGGACCGAGACGAGCGTCGTGCCGCCGGCCGAGCCGGTGAAGACGCTCGACCGGCGCGGGCACCTGGAGGTCAGGAGCGCGGACTTCCGGTACCCGGGCGCGGAGGAGTCGGTCCTCAAGGACGTGGCGCTGGTCGCCCGGCCCGGTGAGACCACCGCGATCATCGGTTCGACGGGCAGCGGCAAGTCGACGCTGCTCGGTCTGGTGCCCCGGCTCTTCGACGCCACCGGCGGCGAGGTCCTCGTCGACGGCGTCGACGTGCGGAAGCTCGACCCGCAGCTGATGGCGAAGACCGTCGGGCTCGTCCCGCAGAAGCCGTACCTGTTCTCCGGGACGGTGGCGACGAACCTGCGGTACGGGAAGCCCGACGCGACCGACGAGGAGCTCTGGCACGCCCTGGAGGTCGCCCAGGCCAAGGACTTCGTGTCCAAGCTGGAGGGCGGCCTGAACGCCCCGATCGCGCAGGGCGGCACCAACGTCTCCGGCGGGCAGCGGCAGCGGCTCGCCATCGCGCGGACGCTCGTGCAGCGGCCGGAGATCTACCTGTTCGACGACTCCTTCTCCGCGCTCGACTACGAGACGGACGCCCTGCTCCGGGCCGCGCTCGCCGAGGAGACGGCCGACTCGACCGTGGTGATCGTCGCCCAGCGCGTGTCGACCATCCGCGACGCCGACCGGATCGTCGTCCTCGACGAGGGCCGGGTCGTGGGCACCGGACGGCACCGCGAGCTGATGGCGGACAACGAGACGTACCGGGAGATCGTGCTCTCCCAGCTGACCGAGGCGGAGGCAGCCTGA
- a CDS encoding ABC transporter ATP-binding protein produces the protein MAGPGGRMMMGQSGERSMDFKGSGKRLLKQLAPERGTLWLMLIAGVLSVAASVVGPKILGKATDLIFAGVIGQTAGKNAPEGATKAQVLEKLRASGDGGMADMLSGVDFTPGKGIDFGAVGEVLLWVLAIYVAAGLLMLVSTRMSIKVINRTVYRMREDVQTKLARLPLSYFDKAKRGEVLSRATNDIDNISQTLQQSMGQLINSLLTIVGVLFMMFWISPLLALVALVTVPLSVFVAAKIGKRSQPHFVQQWKSTGALNAHIEEMYTGHGLVKVFGRQEESAKDFREQNEALYEAGFKAQFNSGVMQPVMFFVSNINYVLVAVVGGLRVATGSLSIGDVQAFIQYSRQFSMPLTQVASMANLVQSGVASAERIFELLDAEEQEPDAPTSEKPVDLKGKVALEGVSFRYEEDKPLIEDLSLTVDPGQTVAIVGPTGAGKTTLVNLLMRFYEVTDGRITLDGVDVAKMSREELRKGIGMVLQDTWLFGGTIADNIAYGATRTVTREEIEEAARAAHADRFIRTLPEGYDTVIEDDGAGVSAGEKQLITIARAFLSDPVILVLDEATSSVDTRTEVLIQKAMARLAHGRTSFVIAHRLSTIRDADVILVMENGSIVEQGTHEELLSSGGAYARLYAAQFAQAVAEVD, from the coding sequence ATGGCCGGTCCTGGCGGACGCATGATGATGGGCCAGTCCGGTGAGCGGTCCATGGACTTCAAGGGCTCGGGCAAGCGGCTGCTCAAGCAGCTGGCGCCCGAACGCGGCACGCTCTGGCTGATGCTGATCGCCGGCGTGCTGTCGGTGGCGGCCTCCGTGGTCGGGCCGAAGATCCTCGGCAAGGCGACGGACCTGATCTTCGCGGGCGTCATCGGGCAGACCGCGGGGAAGAACGCGCCCGAGGGCGCCACGAAGGCACAGGTCCTGGAGAAGCTCCGCGCCTCCGGCGACGGCGGCATGGCCGACATGCTGTCCGGGGTCGACTTCACCCCCGGCAAGGGCATCGACTTCGGCGCGGTCGGCGAGGTCCTGCTGTGGGTCCTCGCGATCTACGTGGCGGCGGGCCTGCTCATGCTGGTCTCCACCCGCATGTCGATCAAGGTGATCAACCGGACGGTCTACCGGATGCGGGAGGACGTCCAGACGAAGCTGGCGCGGCTCCCCCTCTCGTACTTCGACAAGGCGAAGCGCGGCGAGGTGCTGTCCCGGGCGACCAACGACATCGACAACATCTCGCAGACCCTCCAGCAGTCGATGGGCCAGCTGATCAACTCGCTGCTCACGATCGTCGGCGTGCTCTTCATGATGTTCTGGATCTCGCCGCTGCTCGCCCTGGTGGCGCTGGTGACGGTGCCGCTGTCGGTCTTCGTCGCGGCGAAGATCGGCAAGCGCTCGCAGCCGCACTTCGTACAGCAGTGGAAGTCGACGGGCGCGCTCAACGCGCACATCGAGGAGATGTACACCGGGCACGGCCTGGTGAAGGTCTTCGGACGGCAGGAGGAGTCCGCGAAGGACTTCCGCGAGCAGAACGAGGCCCTGTACGAGGCCGGGTTCAAGGCGCAGTTCAACAGCGGTGTCATGCAGCCGGTGATGTTCTTCGTCTCGAACATCAACTACGTCCTGGTGGCCGTGGTCGGCGGTCTGCGGGTGGCGACCGGCAGCCTGTCCATCGGTGACGTGCAGGCCTTCATCCAGTACTCGCGCCAGTTCTCGATGCCGCTGACGCAGGTCGCGTCGATGGCGAACCTGGTGCAGTCCGGCGTCGCCTCGGCGGAGCGGATCTTCGAGCTCCTCGACGCCGAGGAGCAGGAGCCGGACGCGCCGACGAGCGAGAAGCCGGTGGACCTCAAGGGCAAGGTGGCCCTGGAGGGCGTCTCCTTCCGCTACGAGGAGGACAAGCCGCTCATCGAGGACCTGTCGCTCACGGTCGACCCGGGCCAGACGGTCGCGATCGTCGGCCCGACCGGCGCCGGCAAGACGACCCTGGTGAACCTGCTCATGCGGTTCTACGAGGTGACGGACGGCCGGATCACCCTGGACGGGGTGGACGTCGCGAAGATGTCCCGCGAGGAGCTGCGCAAGGGCATCGGCATGGTCCTCCAGGACACCTGGCTCTTCGGCGGCACCATCGCGGACAACATCGCGTACGGCGCCACGCGCACGGTGACCCGGGAGGAGATCGAGGAGGCGGCGCGCGCCGCGCACGCCGACCGCTTCATCCGGACCCTGCCCGAGGGCTACGACACGGTGATCGAGGACGACGGGGCGGGGGTCAGCGCGGGCGAGAAGCAGCTGATCACCATCGCCCGGGCGTTCCTGTCCGACCCGGTGATCCTCGTCCTGGACGAGGCGACCAGCTCGGTCGACACCCGCACCGAGGTCCTCATCCAGAAGGCCATGGCCCGACTCGCCCACGGGCGCACGTCGTTCGTGATCGCGCACCGGCTCTCCACGATCCGGGACGCCGACGTGATCCTGGTGATGGAGAACGGCTCGATCGTCGAACAGGGCACGCACGAGGAGCTGTTGTCGTCCGGCGGGGCCTACGCCCGGCTGTACGCCGCGCAGTTCGCGCAGGCGGTCGCCGAGGTCGACTGA
- a CDS encoding RNA polymerase sigma factor, translating to MQTEIQPSQTAEPDEQTELPEIPPQRRRTGDLGGNGPSSDLFRQYLREIGRIPLLTAEEEVDLARRVEAGLFAEEKLANTPDLDTQLAIDLDRLVVLGRIAKRKLIEANLRLVVSVAKRYVGRGLTMLDLVQEGNLGLIRAVEKFDYARGYKFSTYATWWIRQAMSRALADQARTIRVPVHVVELINRVIRVQRRMLQERGYEPTAEEVAAQLDLAPERVGEVLRLAQEPVSLHAPVGEEEDVALGDLIEDGDAASPVESAAFLLLRRHLEDVLSTLGERERKVVQLRYGLDDGRPRTLEEIGRIFGVTRERIRQIESKTLNKLRDHAYADQLRGYLD from the coding sequence GTGCAGACCGAGATCCAGCCGAGCCAGACCGCCGAACCGGACGAGCAGACCGAGCTCCCCGAGATCCCGCCCCAGCGCCGCCGCACCGGCGACCTCGGCGGCAACGGCCCCTCCTCCGACCTCTTCCGCCAGTACCTGCGCGAGATCGGCCGCATCCCGCTGCTCACCGCGGAAGAGGAGGTCGACCTCGCCCGCCGCGTCGAGGCCGGACTGTTCGCCGAGGAGAAGCTCGCCAACACCCCTGATCTGGACACGCAGTTGGCGATCGACCTGGACCGGCTCGTCGTCCTCGGCCGGATCGCCAAGCGCAAGCTCATCGAGGCCAACCTCCGCCTCGTCGTCTCCGTCGCCAAGCGGTACGTGGGCCGCGGCCTCACCATGCTCGACCTCGTCCAGGAGGGGAACCTCGGCCTCATCAGGGCCGTCGAGAAGTTCGACTACGCGCGCGGCTACAAGTTCTCCACGTACGCCACCTGGTGGATCCGCCAGGCCATGTCCCGGGCCCTCGCCGACCAGGCCCGGACCATCCGCGTCCCCGTGCACGTCGTGGAACTCATCAACCGGGTCATCCGCGTCCAGCGCCGCATGCTCCAGGAGCGCGGCTACGAACCCACCGCCGAAGAGGTCGCCGCCCAGCTCGACCTGGCCCCCGAACGGGTCGGCGAGGTCCTCCGCCTCGCCCAGGAACCCGTCTCGCTGCACGCGCCCGTCGGCGAGGAGGAGGACGTCGCCCTCGGCGACCTCATCGAGGACGGCGACGCCGCCTCACCCGTCGAGTCCGCCGCCTTCCTGCTGCTCCGCCGCCACCTGGAGGACGTCCTCTCCACCCTCGGCGAACGCGAACGGAAGGTCGTCCAGCTCCGCTACGGCCTCGACGACGGAAGGCCCCGCACCCTGGAGGAGATAGGACGCATCTTCGGCGTGACGCGCGAACGCATCCGCCAGATCGAGTCCAAGACCCTCAACAAGCTCCGGGACCACGCCTACGCGGACCAGCTGCGCGGCTACCTCGACTGA